A window from Prinia subflava isolate CZ2003 ecotype Zambia chromosome Z, Cam_Psub_1.2, whole genome shotgun sequence encodes these proteins:
- the LOC134563862 gene encoding uncharacterized protein LOC134563862 isoform X2, translating to MEPGAGRGQRDPSVGALASRVGPRCHGERPPCGVQVDEPMPEVPLEGVPCHGETLTATAKRLQEMSDIAKPLQEILDTDELPTVVSPVVPSRVPSPQTGKDPSGIKLPPWLGKWGTSPEKDSRSAAPVLPPTQPTPAEKPSQSVPQRSRVTHDWQKEILVDPLDSRLGKDLGSEDFQCGYHGLPIHQFLSSLTDSSLPKDCPPLRALLLGQGQRKATLASMLYEKYRQVCTPT from the exons ATGGAGCCGGGAGCAGGCCGCGGGCAGCGAGACCCCTCGGT GGGCGCTCTGGCAAGCCGTGTGGGTCCTAGATGCCATGGGGAGAGGCCGCCATGTGGGGTCCAAGTTGATGAGCCCATGCCTGAGGTGCCCCTGGAGGGGGTCCCGTGCCACGGTGAGACACTGACAGCTACCGCCAAGAGGCTCCAGGAGATGTCAGATATAGCCAAGCCGCTCCAGGAGATATTAGACACAGATGAGCTGCCAACTGTGGTCTCACCAGTCGTGCCCAGCAGGGTGCCATCCCCACAGACTGGGAAGGATCCCTCTGGGATCAAGCTGCCTCCTTGGCTTGGAAAATGGGGGACTAGCCCCGAGAAGGATTCCCGCTCTGCAGCACCAGTGCTGCCCCCCACCCAACCCACTCCAGCAGAGAAGCCCAGCCAGTCCGTGCCCCAGCGGAGCCGTGTGACCCACGACTGGCAGAAGGAG ATACTCGTGGATCCCCTGGACTCTCGGCTAGGGAAGGATTTGGGCAGTGAGGACTTCCAGTGTGGCTACCATGGACTACCGATCCACCAGTTTCTCTCTTCACTCACTGACAGCTCCCTCCCGAAGGACTGCCCACCTCTCAGGGCCCTGTTGCTGGGGCAAG ggcagcgGAAGGCCACACTGGCATCAATGCTGTACGAGAAATATAGGCAAGTCTGCACTCCCACATGA
- the LOC134563862 gene encoding uncharacterized protein LOC134563862 isoform X3: MGRWGALASRVGPRCHGERPPCGVQVDEPMPEVPLEGVPCHGETLTATAKRLQEMSDIAKPLQEILDTDELPTVVSPVVPSRVPSPQTGKDPSGIKLPPWLGKWGTSPEKDSRSAAPVLPPTQPTPAEKPSQSVPQRSRVTHDWQKEILVDPLDSRLGKDLGSEDFQCGYHGLPIHQFLSSLTDSSLPKDCPPLRALLLGQGQRKATLASMLYEKYRQVCTPT, translated from the exons ATGGGAAGATG GGGCGCTCTGGCAAGCCGTGTGGGTCCTAGATGCCATGGGGAGAGGCCGCCATGTGGGGTCCAAGTTGATGAGCCCATGCCTGAGGTGCCCCTGGAGGGGGTCCCGTGCCACGGTGAGACACTGACAGCTACCGCCAAGAGGCTCCAGGAGATGTCAGATATAGCCAAGCCGCTCCAGGAGATATTAGACACAGATGAGCTGCCAACTGTGGTCTCACCAGTCGTGCCCAGCAGGGTGCCATCCCCACAGACTGGGAAGGATCCCTCTGGGATCAAGCTGCCTCCTTGGCTTGGAAAATGGGGGACTAGCCCCGAGAAGGATTCCCGCTCTGCAGCACCAGTGCTGCCCCCCACCCAACCCACTCCAGCAGAGAAGCCCAGCCAGTCCGTGCCCCAGCGGAGCCGTGTGACCCACGACTGGCAGAAGGAG ATACTCGTGGATCCCCTGGACTCTCGGCTAGGGAAGGATTTGGGCAGTGAGGACTTCCAGTGTGGCTACCATGGACTACCGATCCACCAGTTTCTCTCTTCACTCACTGACAGCTCCCTCCCGAAGGACTGCCCACCTCTCAGGGCCCTGTTGCTGGGGCAAG ggcagcgGAAGGCCACACTGGCATCAATGCTGTACGAGAAATATAGGCAAGTCTGCACTCCCACATGA
- the LOC134563862 gene encoding uncharacterized protein LOC134563862 isoform X1: MGRLLEMTDSATGTASVPQKERNSLFLAPVWRGALASRVGPRCHGERPPCGVQVDEPMPEVPLEGVPCHGETLTATAKRLQEMSDIAKPLQEILDTDELPTVVSPVVPSRVPSPQTGKDPSGIKLPPWLGKWGTSPEKDSRSAAPVLPPTQPTPAEKPSQSVPQRSRVTHDWQKEILVDPLDSRLGKDLGSEDFQCGYHGLPIHQFLSSLTDSSLPKDCPPLRALLLGQGQRKATLASMLYEKYRQVCTPT; encoded by the exons ATGGGAAGACTCCTCGAGATGACAGACTCAGCAACAGGCACTGCTTCTGTCCCCCAGAAGGAGAGGAATTCCTTGTTCCTTGCCCCAGTGTGGAG GGGCGCTCTGGCAAGCCGTGTGGGTCCTAGATGCCATGGGGAGAGGCCGCCATGTGGGGTCCAAGTTGATGAGCCCATGCCTGAGGTGCCCCTGGAGGGGGTCCCGTGCCACGGTGAGACACTGACAGCTACCGCCAAGAGGCTCCAGGAGATGTCAGATATAGCCAAGCCGCTCCAGGAGATATTAGACACAGATGAGCTGCCAACTGTGGTCTCACCAGTCGTGCCCAGCAGGGTGCCATCCCCACAGACTGGGAAGGATCCCTCTGGGATCAAGCTGCCTCCTTGGCTTGGAAAATGGGGGACTAGCCCCGAGAAGGATTCCCGCTCTGCAGCACCAGTGCTGCCCCCCACCCAACCCACTCCAGCAGAGAAGCCCAGCCAGTCCGTGCCCCAGCGGAGCCGTGTGACCCACGACTGGCAGAAGGAG ATACTCGTGGATCCCCTGGACTCTCGGCTAGGGAAGGATTTGGGCAGTGAGGACTTCCAGTGTGGCTACCATGGACTACCGATCCACCAGTTTCTCTCTTCACTCACTGACAGCTCCCTCCCGAAGGACTGCCCACCTCTCAGGGCCCTGTTGCTGGGGCAAG ggcagcgGAAGGCCACACTGGCATCAATGCTGTACGAGAAATATAGGCAAGTCTGCACTCCCACATGA